A single genomic interval of Spirosoma linguale DSM 74 harbors:
- a CDS encoding isoleucyl-tRNA synthetase (TIGRFAM: isoleucyl-tRNA synthetase~KEGG: mmw:Mmwyl1_3853 isoleucyl-tRNA synthetase): MILSDVKYQQYESLDYAQIAAEVLTYWNQNQVFEKSVSIREGKPSFTFYEGPPSANGTPGIHHVMARSIKDIFCRYKTLKGFQVERKGGWDTHGLPIELQVEKELGITKDDIGKPESEGGISVEEYNRKCRETVMRFTDQWNSLTEKMGYWVDLENPYITYKNEYIESVWSLLKKLYDQDLLYKGYTIQPYSPKAGTGLSSHELNMPGTYKDVRDTTIVAQFKVKPTGKSGFLFFDSADADVYILAWTTTPWTLPANSALTVGANIDYVLVKTFNPYTHIPVHVVLAKNLVGRWLNEKGQVDAVNSPAFDAYLPNDKVIPWTIVSEFKGQHLEGIEYEQLMPYVQPDKPAFRVILGDFVTTEDGTGVVHTSPTFGADDFRVAQAAGIPAIMVKDETGKEVPVVDKHGQFVKEIGEFGGRYVKEEYYSDEEREDPEFKPTDVLIAIKLKEENKAFRVEKYEHPYPHCWRTDKPILYYPLDSWFIRTTAKKDRLVELNKTINWQPESTGTGRFGNWLENLVDWNLSRSRFWGTPLPIWRSESGEEVCVGSIEELTELASQAVSSGKLTEEQQAKNKSFIDAVVAHKLNPEIEFDLHRPYVDEIYFVSESGQVMQRESDLIDVWFDSGAMPYAQWHYPFENQDVFNKAFPADFISEGVDQTRGWFFTLHAIAGMLFDSVAFKNVVSTGLVLDKNGNKMSKRLGNAVNPFETLDKYGADATRWYMITNAEPWDNLKFNTDGIGEVQRKLFGTLSNTYNFFALYANLDQFTFAGRTVPVAERPELDRWILSKLQSLILAVEEQFDSYNPTKAGRLVQDFVNDQLSNWYVRLSRRRFWTGAAPDGELTTDKRAAYETLHECLSTVSQLMSPIAPFYADWLYRNLNEGAVSVHLTDFPVGDHTLIDAELERSMELAQQVSSLVHSLRKGHKLKVRQPLSRVLVPVLNTDTRRQIEHVTPIIMSEVNVKAVEFVDDASGILKKKVKPNFKALGPKFGKQMKDVAAGITAMSAEELKGLEQTGEFVIPSLNQSITLADVEILTEDIPGWLVASEDGITVALDVTLSDELRGEGIARDFVNRIQNLRKDRDFSVTDKIRITLENNHDLLAKAVESNSAYIRQEVQAVSLDLVNDLNGSPAVAEIEMDEFQLRVLVDKA, translated from the coding sequence ATGATCCTCTCAGACGTGAAATACCAGCAATATGAGTCCCTCGATTATGCGCAGATCGCAGCCGAGGTTTTAACGTACTGGAACCAGAATCAGGTTTTCGAAAAGTCGGTTTCCATTCGCGAAGGGAAGCCCAGCTTTACCTTTTATGAAGGGCCGCCTTCGGCGAATGGAACGCCGGGTATTCACCACGTAATGGCCCGGTCGATCAAGGATATTTTTTGCCGTTACAAAACCCTCAAAGGCTTTCAGGTCGAGCGGAAAGGCGGTTGGGATACCCACGGCCTGCCCATTGAGCTACAGGTCGAAAAAGAGTTAGGCATCACCAAAGACGATATCGGCAAACCCGAGTCGGAAGGCGGTATCAGCGTGGAAGAATACAACCGCAAGTGCCGCGAAACGGTCATGCGCTTCACCGACCAGTGGAACAGCCTGACCGAGAAGATGGGCTATTGGGTCGACCTCGAAAACCCGTATATCACCTATAAAAACGAATACATCGAGTCGGTATGGTCGCTGCTGAAAAAGCTGTACGACCAGGATCTGCTCTACAAAGGCTATACCATCCAGCCCTATTCGCCCAAAGCAGGAACGGGCCTCAGCTCGCACGAGCTGAACATGCCCGGCACCTACAAGGACGTGCGCGACACGACTATTGTGGCCCAGTTTAAGGTGAAACCCACCGGCAAATCGGGCTTTTTGTTCTTTGACTCGGCCGATGCCGACGTGTATATCCTGGCCTGGACCACCACGCCCTGGACACTACCCGCCAACTCAGCCTTGACCGTAGGCGCCAACATCGACTATGTGCTGGTGAAAACCTTCAACCCCTACACGCACATTCCGGTACATGTGGTTCTGGCCAAAAACCTGGTTGGCCGCTGGCTGAACGAGAAAGGACAGGTCGATGCGGTGAACAGTCCGGCGTTCGATGCCTATCTGCCCAATGATAAAGTGATTCCCTGGACGATTGTGTCTGAGTTTAAAGGTCAGCATCTGGAAGGTATCGAGTATGAGCAATTGATGCCGTATGTCCAACCCGATAAACCGGCGTTTAGAGTTATCTTGGGCGACTTCGTGACAACCGAAGACGGTACAGGTGTCGTGCATACGTCACCTACGTTTGGTGCCGATGACTTCCGGGTGGCACAGGCAGCAGGCATCCCGGCTATCATGGTGAAAGACGAAACCGGCAAGGAAGTTCCGGTTGTAGACAAGCACGGCCAGTTTGTGAAGGAGATCGGTGAGTTTGGCGGTCGCTATGTCAAGGAAGAATATTATTCCGATGAGGAGCGCGAAGACCCGGAGTTCAAACCGACCGACGTGCTCATTGCCATCAAGCTGAAAGAAGAGAACAAAGCCTTTCGGGTTGAGAAGTACGAACACCCTTACCCGCACTGCTGGCGGACGGACAAACCGATTTTGTATTACCCACTCGATAGCTGGTTTATCCGCACGACGGCGAAGAAAGACCGGCTCGTTGAACTGAACAAAACCATCAACTGGCAACCCGAAAGCACCGGCACCGGTCGCTTCGGCAACTGGCTCGAAAACCTCGTCGACTGGAACCTCAGCCGCAGCCGTTTCTGGGGCACTCCCCTGCCGATCTGGCGCAGCGAGAGTGGCGAGGAAGTATGCGTGGGGTCAATTGAGGAGTTGACGGAACTGGCGAGTCAGGCGGTTAGTTCGGGCAAATTGACGGAAGAGCAACAAGCCAAAAATAAATCGTTTATCGATGCGGTTGTAGCCCATAAGCTCAACCCAGAGATCGAATTTGATCTCCACCGGCCGTACGTTGACGAAATCTATTTCGTTTCGGAAAGCGGGCAGGTGATGCAGCGTGAGTCCGACCTGATCGACGTTTGGTTCGATTCGGGCGCAATGCCGTATGCCCAGTGGCATTATCCGTTCGAGAATCAGGATGTATTTAACAAGGCATTCCCGGCTGATTTTATCTCCGAGGGCGTCGACCAGACACGGGGCTGGTTCTTCACGCTGCACGCCATTGCCGGTATGCTGTTCGATTCGGTAGCGTTCAAAAACGTGGTGTCGACGGGGCTGGTGCTGGATAAAAACGGCAACAAAATGTCGAAGCGGCTTGGCAACGCGGTGAATCCGTTCGAGACATTGGACAAGTACGGGGCCGATGCCACGCGCTGGTACATGATTACCAACGCCGAACCCTGGGATAACCTGAAATTCAATACGGACGGTATTGGCGAGGTGCAGCGGAAACTGTTCGGCACGCTGTCGAACACCTATAATTTCTTTGCCCTCTACGCTAACCTCGACCAGTTCACGTTTGCCGGACGGACCGTACCCGTAGCCGAACGCCCGGAACTCGACCGCTGGATTCTGTCCAAACTGCAATCGCTGATCCTGGCCGTTGAGGAGCAGTTCGACAGTTATAACCCAACCAAAGCGGGTCGGCTGGTGCAGGATTTCGTGAACGATCAACTGTCTAACTGGTACGTTCGGTTATCACGTCGGCGCTTCTGGACCGGGGCCGCGCCCGACGGTGAACTGACCACCGACAAACGGGCGGCCTACGAAACCCTGCACGAGTGTTTGTCGACAGTGTCACAACTGATGTCGCCGATTGCGCCGTTCTACGCCGACTGGCTGTACCGGAATCTGAACGAAGGCGCGGTCTCCGTTCACCTGACCGATTTCCCCGTTGGTGACCACACGCTGATCGATGCCGAACTGGAACGGTCGATGGAGTTAGCCCAGCAGGTGTCGTCGCTGGTTCACTCGCTGCGCAAGGGCCATAAGCTGAAAGTACGTCAGCCGTTGAGCCGCGTGCTGGTACCCGTTCTGAACACCGACACCCGCCGTCAGATCGAGCACGTCACGCCGATCATCATGTCGGAGGTGAACGTAAAGGCGGTTGAGTTTGTCGACGATGCCAGCGGTATCCTTAAGAAGAAAGTGAAGCCGAACTTTAAGGCTCTCGGTCCTAAATTCGGCAAGCAGATGAAAGACGTAGCCGCCGGTATAACGGCGATGAGCGCAGAGGAACTGAAGGGGCTGGAACAAACCGGCGAATTCGTTATACCATCGCTCAACCAGTCCATCACCCTGGCCGATGTCGAAATACTGACAGAAGACATTCCGGGCTGGCTGGTGGCCAGTGAAGACGGCATCACCGTGGCGCTGGACGTAACCCTAAGCGATGAACTGCGTGGCGAAGGCATTGCCCGCGACTTTGTGAACCGGATTCAGAACCTGCGCAAAGACCGCGACTTCTCGGTAACGGACAAGATTCGGATTACGCTGGAAAATAACCACGACCTGCTCGCCAAAGCGGTTGAAAGCAACAGCGCGTACATTCGGCAGGAAGTTCAGGCCGTTTCGCTCGATTTGGTGAACGACCTAAACGGATCACCGGCCGTAGCAGAGATCGAAATGGACGAGTTTCAGTTACGCGTTCTTGTCGACAAGGCCTAG
- a CDS encoding hypothetical protein (KEGG: scl:sce8068 putative transposase), translating into MAAQPDNPHDRFFKESFSQPEILIDFLNAFAPEAVRERIDYTTLTREVDTFTDEQLAEHFADLVFSVQYNGQPIRLVILLEHKSYTEEYPHFQINRYLLNLWESQIKQKQPLTPVLPVLVYHGNRRWKQRSIPDYFAPLHETLTPYLPAFEYLLIDLSTLSDERLPTLQSDYARLTAILLQNSRRKRELTRLLDAFADVVRRLTDTTAGQRFVSTGFLYLSYTANLTKVELFGIFSRISSKIESSTMTVAEELIQEGRELERRQTRMVAEELIQQGRELERRQAMMAAEELLKQQERQNKIKFIKAMLNLNLDAATIATAAELPLAEVDAIIIEINRTQTT; encoded by the coding sequence ATGGCAGCGCAACCCGACAACCCGCACGACCGATTCTTTAAAGAGTCGTTTTCGCAGCCAGAGATTCTGATCGACTTCTTGAACGCCTTCGCCCCGGAGGCCGTCCGCGAACGTATCGATTACACAACTTTAACCCGTGAAGTCGATACGTTTACCGACGAGCAGTTAGCTGAGCATTTCGCCGATCTCGTTTTTTCAGTGCAGTACAATGGCCAGCCGATTCGGCTTGTCATTTTGCTGGAGCATAAAAGTTATACCGAAGAGTATCCGCACTTTCAGATTAACCGGTATTTGCTCAACCTCTGGGAGAGTCAGATCAAACAAAAACAACCGCTCACGCCCGTACTGCCTGTTCTGGTATACCACGGCAACCGGCGCTGGAAACAACGGAGTATACCCGACTACTTCGCTCCGCTGCATGAAACGCTGACGCCATATCTACCAGCGTTCGAGTATCTGCTGATCGACCTATCGACGCTTTCCGACGAACGGCTGCCTACCTTACAGTCCGATTACGCCCGACTTACCGCCATTCTATTGCAAAACAGCCGTCGTAAACGCGAACTGACACGCCTGTTGGATGCCTTTGCCGACGTAGTCCGTCGACTGACGGATACCACAGCCGGGCAACGTTTCGTCAGTACGGGCTTTCTTTATTTGTCATACACTGCCAACTTGACCAAAGTTGAACTATTTGGTATATTTAGCCGTATTTCGTCAAAAATAGAATCGTCTACCATGACAGTCGCCGAGGAATTAATACAGGAAGGTCGCGAACTGGAACGTCGCCAGACCAGGATGGTCGCCGAGGAATTAATACAGCAGGGCCGCGAACTGGAACGTCGCCAAGCCATGATGGCCGCTGAAGAATTACTGAAGCAACAGGAACGCCAAAATAAGATCAAATTCATCAAAGCTATGCTGAATTTGAATCTGGATGCTGCAACCATTGCAACAGCCGCTGAACTGCCGCTGGCCGAAGTAGACGCTATTATTATTGAGATTAACCGCACTCAGACAACATAA
- a CDS encoding OmpA/MotB domain protein (PFAM: OmpA/MotB domain protein~KEGG: afw:Anae109_3770 OmpA/MotB domain-containing protein) has protein sequence MFGTYPSGYPSGGGQQYPSGGQQSPDDTYPNSGNQPGNGRPADPGVTVNSIRLTQDYTILNLTYTERGKPRYDQNGRLIPTGYIEFDPAGQLVAANGARKFGFLKIEGLPLKPQRLRTYSGDQVTFTIYFERLDKGLENFDLFECNDYDLIVCWNIYNLHVRNPADVVVYTPPATPAPAPTPVPKLPKKQTPLPQPSGESGGEMETPRTDVPKKETLKPAPAPVPTLVSVSGIVSDAKSKRPVTATIDYQLSSSKQAIDSVQSFASTGAYRMSLNKGQVYTYIASARGYQSASGVLDLSKVAGGQKLTRDIALTPLAVGDKVTLKNIYFEMSKSNLLSASFAELNKLVSMMQDNPNMSIRLEGHTDIIGDHDKNLQLSRDRVIACQRYLVQQGIDIDRIQTIGYGDTRPILTKGTDEERKVNRRVEFVILAI, from the coding sequence ATGTTTGGCACGTATCCATCCGGTTACCCATCGGGCGGTGGGCAGCAGTACCCGTCCGGTGGCCAGCAATCGCCGGATGATACCTATCCTAATTCGGGTAACCAGCCCGGTAATGGTCGCCCCGCCGACCCCGGCGTAACGGTCAACAGCATTAGGTTAACACAGGATTACACGATTTTGAACTTGACGTACACCGAACGAGGAAAGCCTAGGTATGACCAAAACGGCAGACTGATACCAACTGGTTATATTGAATTCGACCCGGCGGGGCAGTTAGTAGCCGCGAATGGTGCCCGTAAGTTTGGCTTCCTTAAAATTGAAGGACTTCCCCTGAAACCGCAACGACTTAGAACGTATTCGGGTGATCAAGTTACCTTCACGATCTATTTCGAGCGATTAGATAAAGGGTTGGAAAATTTTGACTTGTTTGAATGCAACGATTACGACCTGATTGTATGCTGGAACATCTACAACCTCCACGTCCGCAACCCCGCCGACGTAGTTGTCTATACGCCACCCGCGACGCCAGCGCCAGCCCCCACACCTGTTCCCAAGCTGCCTAAAAAGCAGACCCCATTACCGCAGCCATCCGGTGAATCGGGCGGTGAAATGGAGACGCCCCGAACGGATGTTCCCAAAAAAGAAACACTCAAACCAGCTCCAGCCCCTGTACCCACGTTGGTGTCCGTGTCGGGCATTGTAAGCGATGCGAAAAGCAAACGGCCCGTAACGGCAACCATCGACTATCAACTATCGTCCAGCAAACAGGCCATTGATTCAGTGCAGAGCTTTGCCTCAACGGGGGCCTACCGCATGAGCCTTAACAAAGGACAGGTATACACCTACATTGCCTCCGCGCGGGGCTACCAGTCGGCCAGCGGTGTGCTGGATTTGAGCAAAGTGGCGGGTGGACAAAAACTAACCCGCGACATTGCCCTGACGCCCCTGGCCGTGGGCGACAAGGTTACGCTTAAAAACATTTACTTCGAAATGTCGAAGTCCAATCTGCTGTCGGCCTCCTTTGCTGAGTTGAACAAGCTGGTCTCCATGATGCAGGATAACCCAAACATGAGCATCCGGCTCGAAGGGCATACCGACATCATCGGCGACCACGATAAGAACCTGCAACTCTCCCGCGACCGGGTCATTGCCTGCCAGCGGTATCTGGTTCAGCAGGGCATCGATATCGACCGCATCCAGACCATCGGCTACGGCGACACGCGACCAATTCTCACCAAAGGAACGGATGAAGAACGAAAGGTGAACCGCCGGGTCGAGTTTGTCATTCTGGCAATTTGA
- a CDS encoding oxidoreductase domain protein (PFAM: oxidoreductase domain protein~KEGG: ara:Arad_9633 myo-inositol dehydrogenase protein), translated as MSSDKKSLVTRRKFLDLTAKGTLASTAIISGFPTIVPASVFGKNAPSNRINIGAIGTGRISRGHDMPGVWQYDNALIMAVCDLDSNRAESAKQLVNGVYAKKTGKDYDGVRVYTDYRELLLNKDIDAVLVSTPDHWHAPIVIDAVRAKKDVYMQKPASLTIAEGRMMADAVKKSGQIVQVGSQQRSSEQFRYAAELVRNGRIGKLKTVYVGLPGDPSGNDEPQMPVPKNLNYDMWLGTTPEVYYTEKRVHPQADFDRPGWLRCEQFGAGMITGWGAHHIDSAHWAMNTEYTGPIEIWGKADFPKHGLWDVHGIFRTEAMYENGVHMIVTNEIANGVRFEGTEGWIFVSRGDAAVTASDPIAKQNAAKKLDASDPKILTSVIGPNEIHLPVSKEHHGNWLESIVSRKEPIAPTEVGHRSCSACLLHHAAMKLNRKLYWDPKKEQFKNDPEANKLLSRPQRAPYAIKMVASAK; from the coding sequence ATGTCATCCGACAAAAAATCGCTTGTCACCCGGAGAAAGTTTCTCGATTTGACAGCTAAAGGAACTTTGGCTTCTACCGCCATTATCAGTGGTTTCCCGACCATTGTCCCGGCTTCGGTATTCGGTAAAAATGCCCCCAGCAACCGTATCAATATAGGGGCTATCGGTACCGGCCGCATCTCGCGAGGACACGACATGCCGGGCGTGTGGCAGTACGATAATGCGCTCATCATGGCCGTTTGCGACCTCGACAGCAACCGCGCTGAATCCGCCAAACAACTCGTTAACGGCGTTTATGCCAAGAAGACCGGCAAGGATTACGACGGTGTTCGGGTCTATACCGACTATCGGGAATTGCTGCTGAATAAAGACATCGACGCGGTGCTGGTCAGCACGCCCGACCATTGGCACGCGCCCATCGTGATTGATGCCGTTCGGGCCAAGAAAGATGTCTACATGCAGAAACCGGCTTCGCTCACCATTGCCGAAGGGCGCATGATGGCCGATGCCGTAAAGAAATCGGGGCAGATTGTGCAGGTCGGTAGCCAGCAGCGCTCATCGGAGCAGTTTCGCTATGCCGCCGAACTGGTCCGCAATGGTCGGATCGGCAAGCTGAAAACGGTGTACGTTGGTCTCCCCGGCGACCCCTCGGGCAATGATGAACCGCAGATGCCCGTACCCAAAAACCTGAACTACGACATGTGGCTGGGCACGACGCCCGAGGTGTATTATACCGAGAAACGGGTGCATCCGCAGGCCGACTTCGATCGGCCCGGCTGGCTCCGCTGTGAGCAGTTCGGGGCCGGGATGATTACCGGCTGGGGTGCCCACCACATTGACTCCGCCCACTGGGCCATGAACACCGAGTACACCGGCCCGATTGAAATCTGGGGAAAGGCCGACTTTCCAAAACATGGCTTGTGGGATGTTCACGGCATCTTCCGCACCGAAGCCATGTACGAGAATGGCGTGCATATGATCGTGACGAACGAAATCGCGAACGGTGTACGGTTTGAAGGAACGGAAGGCTGGATTTTCGTATCGCGGGGTGATGCCGCTGTAACAGCCAGCGACCCGATTGCCAAGCAGAATGCCGCCAAGAAACTCGACGCTAGCGACCCGAAAATCCTGACCTCGGTTATCGGCCCGAATGAAATCCACCTGCCCGTCAGCAAAGAGCACCACGGCAACTGGCTGGAGAGCATCGTAAGCCGCAAAGAACCCATTGCGCCTACCGAAGTGGGCCACCGCTCGTGTTCGGCCTGTTTGCTGCACCACGCGGCCATGAAGCTGAACCGGAAACTCTACTGGGACCCCAAAAAAGAACAGTTCAAAAACGACCCCGAAGCGAACAAACTCCTGTCGCGCCCCCAGCGGGCTCCGTATGCCATCAAGATGGTGGCGTCGGCGAAGTAG
- a CDS encoding oxidoreductase domain protein (PFAM: oxidoreductase domain protein; Oxidoreductase domain~KEGG: avi:Avi_5583 oxidoreductase), whose amino-acid sequence MSLPQGANRRNFIKETIATAAGLVVLPSLPIETIGAPAILRTGSLGSDRMPTGAARIRFAVIGINHGHINSQVNAVIRGGGEFVSFYAKEPDLAADFAKKFPQAKQVKSDNEILDDKSIQLVLTSGIPEERAPLGVRVMKAGKDFMTDKPGITTLEQLAEVRKVQKETKRIYSIMYSERLENKATVKAGELVKAGAIGNVIQTIGLGPHRMTPKTRPDWFWDKKKFGGIICDIASHQFDQFLFFTGSKKADIVASQVGNVHFPQYPKFEDFGDVMLRGDGGMGYIRVDWFTPDGLKSWGDGRLTILGTEGFMELRKNVDPAGREGGNHLIITDNKESRYIDCSNVPLPYGEQLVNDVIDRTETAMPQEHCFLAMELAIKAQKQAQVVNFKK is encoded by the coding sequence ATGAGCTTACCACAAGGCGCGAATCGGCGCAACTTTATTAAAGAAACCATTGCTACAGCCGCTGGTCTGGTTGTATTGCCATCTTTACCTATTGAAACCATTGGCGCACCGGCTATTCTGCGGACGGGTTCGCTGGGTAGCGACCGGATGCCTACCGGAGCTGCCCGTATCCGCTTTGCCGTGATCGGCATTAACCACGGGCACATCAATAGCCAGGTGAATGCGGTGATCCGGGGCGGGGGTGAATTTGTTTCGTTCTACGCCAAAGAGCCCGATTTAGCGGCTGATTTTGCGAAGAAGTTCCCGCAGGCAAAGCAGGTAAAGTCCGATAACGAGATTCTGGACGATAAATCCATTCAGCTTGTGCTGACCTCCGGCATTCCCGAAGAACGGGCACCATTGGGTGTTCGCGTCATGAAAGCCGGGAAGGATTTTATGACCGATAAACCCGGTATCACCACCCTTGAGCAACTGGCCGAGGTGCGCAAAGTACAGAAAGAGACGAAGCGGATTTACTCGATCATGTACAGCGAACGGCTCGAAAACAAGGCGACCGTGAAAGCGGGCGAACTGGTAAAAGCCGGGGCTATTGGCAACGTGATTCAGACCATAGGACTAGGGCCGCACCGCATGACGCCCAAAACCCGCCCCGACTGGTTCTGGGACAAAAAGAAGTTTGGCGGTATCATCTGCGACATTGCCTCGCACCAGTTCGACCAGTTTCTGTTCTTCACCGGCTCCAAAAAAGCGGATATTGTAGCGTCTCAGGTGGGTAATGTTCACTTCCCGCAATACCCGAAATTTGAGGATTTCGGCGATGTGATGCTCCGGGGCGACGGCGGCATGGGCTACATCCGCGTCGACTGGTTCACCCCCGACGGACTCAAAAGCTGGGGCGACGGCCGCCTGACGATCCTGGGCACCGAGGGCTTTATGGAACTACGCAAAAACGTTGACCCTGCCGGGCGCGAGGGTGGCAATCACCTGATCATCACCGACAATAAAGAGTCTCGTTACATCGACTGCAGCAACGTGCCGCTACCCTACGGCGAGCAACTGGTCAACGATGTAATTGACCGCACCGAAACCGCCATGCCGCAGGAGCATTGCTTCCTGGCCATGGAATTAGCCATAAAAGCGCAGAAGCAGGCGCAGGTAGTGAATTTTAAGAAGTAG
- a CDS encoding conserved hypothetical protein (KEGG: scl:sce5012 hypothetical protein), with protein MQATIISDTSCLILLDKIGELSLLHAVFGEIVTTQFVADEFGEALPDWISIQNPTNKSSQLVLETTLDKGEASAIALAMETGNSLLIIDEAKGRKIAKQLGLAITGTLGVLAQAKLNGHIPFLKPLLGKIQQTNFRISEQLVREVLKEVGE; from the coding sequence ATGCAGGCGACTATTATCTCCGACACTAGTTGTCTAATACTTCTTGACAAAATAGGTGAGTTAAGCTTACTACATGCCGTTTTTGGGGAAATCGTTACCACACAATTCGTAGCAGATGAGTTCGGAGAAGCCCTTCCCGATTGGATAAGCATACAAAATCCAACGAATAAAAGCAGTCAACTGGTGTTAGAGACAACGCTCGACAAAGGGGAGGCAAGTGCAATAGCCTTAGCGATGGAAACAGGTAACTCGCTCCTGATCATTGACGAAGCCAAGGGACGAAAGATCGCTAAACAATTAGGTCTGGCTATTACGGGTACTCTCGGCGTCTTAGCCCAAGCTAAACTAAATGGCCATATACCATTTCTGAAACCCTTGTTGGGAAAAATTCAACAGACCAACTTTCGTATTAGTGAACAACTAGTGCGAGAAGTTCTAAAGGAAGTCGGTGAGTAA
- a CDS encoding protein of unknown function UPF0175 (PFAM: protein of unknown function UPF0175~KEGG: scl:sce5011 hypothetical protein) has product MKTLTLNLPDTVDLDDQEAVMLLATKLYEQGKLSLGQAAEVSGYSKRTFMELLGRYNVSIFNYDASELKNDIKNAGDYYLRH; this is encoded by the coding sequence ATGAAAACATTGACACTGAACCTGCCAGACACGGTAGATCTTGATGATCAGGAAGCGGTCATGCTTTTAGCAACTAAGCTCTATGAGCAAGGTAAGCTCTCTCTCGGCCAGGCGGCTGAAGTCTCCGGTTATAGCAAAAGGACATTTATGGAGCTTTTGGGGCGTTACAATGTGTCGATTTTTAATTATGATGCCAGTGAATTGAAAAATGACATAAAGAATGCAGGCGACTATTATCTCCGACACTAG
- a CDS encoding hypothetical protein (KEGG: asa:ASA_3858 hypothetical protein) — MNKSELLLLDWMRKIHQLEYAHCYQSLFYTNLEKRIGLSSFILTTTVAFTYRFPFINYPWLKEYILPLLAFIVAILTGYQTFIKPGEKSETHRKLGLEYEKIRHDIEPLYLLASDPQNPELEIRTKEIKSKWDSLNTLYVNEFYYKKAKEKVKSFNKYPKELDFIPDKKS; from the coding sequence ATGAACAAATCGGAACTTCTTCTATTAGACTGGATGAGAAAAATTCATCAATTAGAATATGCACACTGTTATCAATCTCTTTTTTACACCAATCTAGAAAAAAGGATTGGATTATCATCATTTATCTTAACTACTACAGTTGCTTTTACTTATAGATTCCCGTTTATTAATTACCCTTGGCTAAAAGAATATATTTTGCCTTTATTAGCATTTATTGTCGCAATACTGACAGGTTACCAAACATTCATCAAACCAGGAGAAAAATCTGAAACGCATAGAAAACTTGGACTAGAATATGAGAAAATTAGACACGATATAGAACCTTTATATTTATTAGCGTCCGACCCCCAGAATCCAGAATTGGAGATAAGAACCAAAGAGATTAAAAGCAAATGGGATTCATTAAATACATTGTATGTCAACGAGTTCTATTACAAAAAAGCAAAGGAAAAAGTGAAGTCATTTAATAAATACCCTAAAGAATTAGATTTTATACCAGACAAAAAATCATAA